TGAAGTaacaaaaaaatcaaccaaaaaaacccagacaTGCCCAATTCTATCATGCATacgcatttatttgttttaccgtATCCTCACAACTACCTTCTTTCCCCAGTGCAATTCTTCATTGAGACCAAATACATACGTTTGCATTATTGTGTGTTCTGTAGGAAACAAAAAACGTAGCCACAGTCCTCCGTACTACTAGATGGTGCTGTGCTTACAGGCAAGTGATCTGTGCCCGAAGGTTTTTTTCATTCAGCATGTGGGAGGACCCTCAAATAAAGCATACTCTGACAGATACAGTGCTAGTGTTGTGGGACCTGCTCACATCTGTGGTTCACACAGAATAGAGTATAACAGCAAAGAAGATCGAAGTTTGAGAATGGCAGCTGCTGAAGCACACAGAATAATTATTTATGGAGGAAAAGGCGCTTTAGGGGCCAAATGTGTAGAGTACTTTAAGTCTAAAAGCTGGGTGAGTAAATTGCCAAAACACACATTTGGAAAGACAGTAAGAAGTTGTTGTTCAGTAGTTCACTGCCCCACTACATGTAGATGTTAGACATGACAGTACTGCGTAGCGTCTGtctttctcgttttttttttgttagtgttcCAGTATAGTGTTACGTTTTTATGTTTTCATCAGGCGATTCCATATTAGACTAGCATAGACTTGTTACAGTGTCTCCTGAATATTacagttgttgttattgttaatttaattaattaaaacgtACAGTATTAGTATATTCagttaacaaagcaaaaaaataaaaaaagtattcatgGTATACAAGCACCAATCGAATATTTTCGAGTACTTTTAGTGGGccctggagttaaaaaaaaaaacaaaaaacaaaaaaaaacataaatatatatattggcttCATAAATAGCAAGTAAGTGGGAACAGAGAGATTGCCACATTACGATCAAAGTTCAAAGCGTTCCACAAGTTGATGAGATTTTGTTTTATGAGTTTGTTGTTCTCATAACTCCAGTGTTGGTGTTGTTTTATTCAGTGCCTCACTGACAAATAACACATCTTTTCCAGTGGGTGGCTTGCATTGACATGGTCGCCAATGAACAAGCAAATGTTAACGTGCTTGTTAAAATGTCGGAAGCATTCACCGAACAAGCGGATCAGGTAAGACAGCGACACCTGCTTGTATTTTGCTGATAGCGCTTCGGTGGTTAATTGTGCAGCTACCAACACTATTTTGTTGAAATATGTAATGTACCATCtgcttgttacatttttattattatgttcttgTTGGAGTTACATTGTAATTCATTGCCCAAATAGTGATGTTAGTGGTCGTCTATCAGTGGAGAAAAGCAACAAAcggcatattattattattattattcgtagctgtcacacacacagcacatagTGAGACACTCAACCCTGTTTACTCTGCCTACAGAAACAACTCAgatatctattttattattattagacgtCTTTTGCACAATTGAATATTTCACAGCAGTGTTCAATAACTCAACATGCCTTATATGCAATTTTATATAGAAGATAGGCCCTTGTGCAGACAAAACACTGGCCTTTGTAAAGCCTATGCAAGCCTATTTTATTCCAACGCTATACACATGCTGAGCAGAACTGATTGTGAGTGAATAGAGGTCAGTTTAAGATATCCTGGGTTTCTCTTGTTACAGGTAACCGCTGATGTGTCCCAGCTACTTGGGGAGAATAAAGTGGATGCGATCCTGTGCGTGGCAGGTGGATGGGCAGGTGGCAGTGCAAAAGCTAAATGTAGGTGTTCTTGGATTATGCATACACAAATgggaaatatactgtacatggtgtgGACATCAGAGTAGAAACATCTCAGTTGTTTTGTATTGCAACCCACCAATGTGTTTCAGCATTGTTAAAGGAGTAACaggtttgttctttctttctttctttctttcttcaagcCCTGTACAAAAACAGTGACCTTATGTGGAAGCAGAGTGTTTGGACTTCAATGATTTCCAGTCACTTAGCCACTAAACATCTGAAGGATGGAGGCTTACTGACGCTAGCTGGTGCAAAGGCTTCCTTAGCTGGAACACCAGGTAGgatgtttaaatgtttagtttCTCTTCGCTGATGTTGGTAATATCCAGTTTAATTACTTTATGACAGATTTAATCTAGATACAGCTAAAGAGTAGGTATCAAAATCTACCATCTTCGCATGGTCCACTAGGTGACATTCTTTCCAGTTATGTTGAAAAAAACAAGTTGAACCACCTCTGGGTTATAGCTCTACATGGTGTAAAAGCCAAAGCAAACAGTGATTTGTTTGTGTCCTTTTGCAGAACTCCAGCAAAATCAAATAGTGCATCTAGAATAATGGGCTTCAGATTTTTAACAGGTCAAGAGATTACCATTTAAATTAATAGGCTACTTTGGAAAGCCAGGTATATAAGAAGAATCTGTAAAGTCTCTTGGTTGCCTTGGATAAacgcgtctgctaaataaacaagtaataataatagtgagaTGGCCAGTGCTGAGGGGATTGCGTATGCAGAGATATATACTGGAACTCCTTTTCAAATTTTTCAACCCTATTGCAGAAACTCTGATCAGGGTTAAGGTGTGGGTTGCTggttttattaaacatgcaagGATAAATAAgcctgttgcttttttttcttcacagaaacagatttttgtttaacaattacattcattttttttacctGAACAAGACTAAAGCATAGTATCGTACCTGAAAAAACTCCAAATTCTCCTCTCCGCAGGAGGATTGTTTTTTACTGTCTGAGGCATAAACAGCATAAGGGATGACTCTGCACATTTCACCTCCCACATGTGCACAGTTAGGGCCTTTCAGAAGACCGGTTCACCCGTTTGGGATGTGTTTTGGATTAATTCTGCCTAGCTTTGATCTGAGACTCCTAGCGGGGATATTTCTCACGTGCATACAGTAGAAAAGGCATATGGAAACAGTTTGCATtagaatgttattatttttttcataatttgtaagcaattgcttttaaaattgccTTCTGCTcagttattcatttaaatgttggtgtttcttgtaaactttggagggtgttctgtaacactttaataatGAGGATTCTGATATGACTGAGAACAGGACTATTTGTTGTAATATCCTATCagagtttaatatatttttgtttaccagCTAATACCTTATGAACCATTTCAATGTGatccaaatatatataaatagttttgtgtgtgtggtgcaatATGTTGATTTAAGGTACTAACATATTGCATCGTATCTGTTCACGACATGTCTGTATCTGTCACATTGTTTGGAGTACTAATATACCAGTGAGTAATTGCATCAGAAAATTTGATCAACTGATTCAATAACATGACCCTTTGTAGAAACCGTCTGTGCTACCTAGGCAAACAGTGCATTAAAGTGGCACCTCGAATGAATgctgaaaggatttttttttttttcttttactcgcTTATTGATTGCACTGTGTTACACACTGACTTCAGAACAGTTCCGGGACCTTCAACACGTTAAAGGCAATCTCATTGGAAATGTACCTGCGTGTGAGTGTCGTCTCAGAGTCTGAAGTGTAACTAGATCAACGTATGCCTGAATTAAGCATCaatgtgaattcaacattttattttttctgctgcCTGAATTTGGCATTATACAATCTTTTTTAGGAAACCCTAAAACAACAAAGCTCAATCCTCAGTTGTCCATTTTGAGGTTGACCGCCATGCACTTTTAAGATAAATCCTGATGTAAAACCACCAGGCTTGGTAATAtcagttctgtgttttttgttttgctttctaggGATGATTGGCTATGGCATGGCCAAGGCAGCAGTTCATCAGCTCTGTCAGAGTCTTGCTGGAGAGAACAGTGGATTGCCTCCCGGCTCAGCTGCCGTTGCTATTCTTCCGTAAGTTGACAAAGTAGTAGTAAATGAAAGCTTTGAAAACTGCAAGAAATGTTAATAGGAATGAAAAgagtaatatatattttcataagaTCAGGTCATCACTAAGGGAGTTAAACTTGAAATTGTAGTTTACTCTTTAAATTGAGACAgacctcttttcaaaatgtcgTCATAACTCAGCCTCTCAATATACCTAGTAAAGCTGTGCAAACAATTTGTATAGAAATATCTCTGCCTGTCTTTCTCAGCGTTACCTTGGATACGCCAATGAACAGGAAATCAATGCCTGACGCAGACTTTGGTTCCTGGACCCCGCTGGACTTTGTTGCTGAGTAAGTGCACAGCAGATTAATCGATCTGATAACACCTGCAGGTTTTGCGTCTGCCTTTCATCTACCTCAGAAAAGGCCACCTTCTAATAAAAAAAGCTTAATCTCATCAACAGATTAAGAATATTGATTCATCACAGGGTTTAatactttgtgttttattatgaagAGCGTACAGCAAAATAAACAGTATATGCAATTTAGTGAACAGTGTTAcgtgcatatataaaaaaaaaatatatataaaatcagctcCTCACTTTTGTGCAATTGCTTAAAAGACTAATGGATTTTGTTATTTGCTCTATAAGGTTCATTTTACTTCTTAAAGTCTTTTTCACGTAATCttcaatcaaaacattttaattcaggaacaaagcaaatccaaaggACAGTGCAGAATGCAATTGCATGCagaatcttgaacaaagaaatacTGCAGGTCAAATCCTACAGGACTCGGAAAGGTAACAGGATTCCAAAAACAACTCGGAGCAGCgaaacacagtttacaaacattAATGTACAGGGCAGGCCACATCCCACAGGTATCTCCCACCTTCACCGTTGAACATTGATTTTATTGGAGGGCGCCTGTTGGTGTCCTGTGACGACACCTGCTGTTTAAAGAGTTTGCAAAATGATTACAATTCATATAAAACCCACAGTCCACTTACAGTCCACTGTAACAGCACAGATCCTGGAGTCCCTTTTATCAAAGagtaatactgtatttcagagtTAACTGTCTAAAAACTATCTGATTTAAAATCAACAGTAAATAGATTTAAAGAGTACTATAAGGAGattcaattttatttgtattttaattttttttaccttgCCTATGTGATGTTTTCAATCATTCAGTTCAGGTGTTTTGACTATAAGATCAGGGGGTGCCCTAGACTTGTACTATGTAATGCAGGCTGGATCAGCCAAAGTGTGCACAGCACATCTAGAGCACAGCAGCGTAATGTCAGCAAAACAACCTGATACGGACTGGCAGAGCACTAGATGGGGCTCCCATTACACACCGTAGAACCACTtagaaatattacaaatatgatAAAGGTAAAAGGACAGAAAAAACATGAAGTAAGAAAATGAGTTATCCCATCGAAGGCTGAGACTTGAACATGCTGTTTGAACCTGAGAGGTGGCACCACCAAAGGTGTCAAGGGTGTGAAGATCCACTCCAGCCTTCAGGTCCTCCTGAGGGTTCACTGCCCCAAGTAAAAATAAGAGGCCACAAATCAGGCAATCTTAAAGGTTTTTATTGGCTGAACTGGTAGTGAGGTAATGTTCAGTAAACGTATGTTAATGAAGATAGGATTATTAACACTGTTAAGTAATTATTGAACTACAATGAAGCATATATTTGTGTTCCAGAACCTTTTACAACTGGACCATTGGAGTAAACAGACCAGCTTCGGGAAGCCTAATGGAGATGGTTACCACAGGAGGAAACACTGAGACCTTTCCAGTTAAATTATAAAACCACTGCGGTTTAGCATACATGGCCCTATCTAGACACTGACACTGTTCAGGTCAAGTCAAGGCCCCTCGTATGACAAGGTTGTGGAAAGCAACATCTCTTACAGTTCATGTGACTCTCGGGTCGGTGTATTTTTTGGCTAAACATAATGGATAGATTGTAATGTTctacagtggcagtatttagatatgCTGTTATTTATCTCATTACAATGAGATGTAGTTGATTTGTGTAGGTGTTACACATAGGGAACCAGAAAGTCTCATATGTCTTGAATGTGCACTGTAGCATACAGTGGATGGGCCTTATTCTGTCTTTACAGTGATGCATGGAGTGTGCGTACTGTATGTCTAATACACTTGACTAGGGTACATTCCTActttattacaaatgtatttttgtaacttGGTTCGTGCCATCAGTTTTTCATTTGGCAGTGTCGAAGCATAATAGTATAAAACTATTGTATGgatattaataaaacagaatttgtgtgcaataaaaatacaaatacaaagttaTCAGATTCTTTTTTGTATAATTAGGACTTGCATCCACCTAAACGTGTGCACAATGTATACAAACAGCACCTTCCAGTATAGTAAAAAGAAAGCTACAGTAAGCAttgttgggtttattttaaaataattgtagcaaATAATTTCAGTTAACAGAGGTCCTGCAATGTTCTTAAGCTGGAAAAATAAGTCTGAGATGTGACAGAAAAGATGACCCCTGTATGATAAATCAAATAAACCACGTGCTGATTGCAATGCCAGTAAAATGAAGAGTAATTCGTTAAAACAGGTTGACTTTTTCTTTAGTGATTGGTGTCGACAGAGAAGGTTGATCAAGAACTACCTAATATTAGTTGATTACTCTCAAAGGACAATCTACTGAATGTTGAGCATATTTCATTTACTTACACTGTATATCTTTGAATTTATTCCACTGCAGTTTTCCAAAATCACACAAGGGGGCCTGGTTTATCCAATTTGCAGCAGTCAAATGCACTCTCCTGAATTCGATTGCTGGTATTGGCTCTTTCTGCTTCCTTTTAAAGTTAAACTTTCGACGACTACTGGGAATTTTTGAAAGGATGACATAATTACATTGGAGAGCCCTTGAAGATGAAGTGGCCACTCATGCAAAAGTTCAACATAATGCAGACGATGTGAGTTTTCAGAAAAGAGAATGTTCCACTGTGGTTTTGTGGaggaaggaaaataaataaaataaaagcgaATGTTAAACTTCTGACTGGGGTTACTTGAGGTTTGATTTGTCAGTACAGGCTTGTTAAAGCATTAAAGCACAGGGGTGGTGTGTTTACATGTGTTAATAACACCTATGGTTACTATTGTACACCAGACCCTTATTGTTTTGATACTATAACACAATGGTTCTCACTTGGTACCGTAGTGCTTAAAGGGATTACCAGTTTAATCCAAAATCTGAACATTTTACCAATGCATTTCCAGTCAATAGTTCATTGTTGTGCCTACTGTTTAGTATGGTACTCTCAAAGCATTGTAACTATTTGGCCATTTGGTAAGGCTTGTTCCTTCCTATTACTGAACTATCAaataaagtatacattgcaatatgtttcagtgtttttgatGCTAGTATCCAGATTTAATTGTTTATGGTTCTGTGATTGTTTATGTTTTGGgggaaaatgtatttatgaaaagcatggaataaaaacacaacataagCTGCATGAAACTAGAAATGACAGCTTCTACTGCCCTCGCGGTTATGCTTAAAGCATTGGGCTGTCTgtataaatcacacaaaacaaCATTTGCTTAGTGTGATTTATGAAATTATGTCCCTCAAGTAAGAACATTCAAATCACAGTTAACAGCCAAGGCAGAAGCGCTGCCTACTAGAGCCAATGAACAAGGTTATGGTCAGGAGTCACTGAAACGCTGTTGACTGTCAGCACAGGTTAAACAAAGCTTCAATGCCccagaaatgtacaaaaatattttactcTCCAGGGAGCAGTTTCACAAAACACTAGCAATTAACAGGCTCCTGCCATTAAGCATGACAGTGAGAAATATAATGATACAAACTGAATCTTTAATATAGGAATTGGCTAATATGTGCCAGAACCACACTGACTTCAACTGGTAAAAGGTAGAAATGAGCTAAAATGCTATTGTCTGATCAAAGGCAATTTGGTGAATCGGGATAATTCTCCTGCTTGTCTTAAACTGTCACGCTTTCCCAGGATGACCCCGTGTGCCCTACAACTCATTCAGCAATCCCCATGAGCCAGAGTCAAACCTCAGAATCTTCTCAGTACAGTGGATTGCATGTCTCCACATGACTGTGCTTGGGTCTGAGTTGTTGCACTGGCTGGGCTCTGTTTGTTTTCCTGCTGCAATGCTACAAGTTCACTTACAGGTGATAAGAGCCCACTTTAGCATTACACATTTGCTGTAAATGCAGTACAGAGGACATGTGGCATCATGCATGACCCTATTACCTTTAAACAGGGAGAGGAGTTCCCAAGAGTACATTTGCACCGTGCAAATGTATGAGAAAAGCCTTAGCTATTCATTTTCTTAGAACCATTTGTAATAAACTTCCAACAgtgtgttatttaattttacatccTCAAAACAAGAAGACTGAAATATCttaattaatttaacaataagACTGTGATCATCATCTGTGGAGACAGCAACCTTTTCAAAGCCATACAGGAgattgtgtggtccagtggttaaagaaacagtcttgtaaccaagaggtcccccattcaaatcccagctcactcgcTGACTCACggtgcgaccctgagcaagtcacgtaacctccttgtgctccgtctttcacgTGAGacgtaagtgaccctgcagctgatgcatagttcacacgccctagcCTCTGTAacttgccttggataaaggtgtctgataaataaactaataataataataatttgcttcaGGAGCATGGTCCTGTGCAGAAGAGACTTCTGACTTCATTAGGGTTGCAATATGTTTAATGTCTTTGAACCTAGACTCTTGCTTTTGTTCACAAAAGTAGGGGGCTGGGGTGCTTAGTAAACGTGACGCATTTACTGAAAGCCACTTCAGAATAGGCAGACAGAGACCTTGATTTACTACCAGTTGGTAATTGCGATAAAGCTCCCCCCCCAACCCCATTACAAGACTCTGTATTTAAGCATTATTTCCCTTCCCTGTGTAATTCCATTTTGGACCAAGACTCAGAGTAAATACTAGATGACTATCAAATAAAAGTGCTACAAGTTTTTATGGCCTAATGTGCTtgctttttaatttccatttcCTTTCCTAGATAGCAGGCCAattgaactgttgttttttttttttttttaaatgtagtcaaatGTTTATCCTTATAATGTATTACTTGTTAgtttatttgagtatttctaaATTGAAGGTTTAAAGATGTTTTGTGACAACTGTTTCTGTGATTTAGTTTGTGATTTTGGTATATTTTCAGCATTTAGAAtgctgttcaaataaaaaaaaatgcctataGCAGAGAAGAAACACAAGTGTAAGCTTAAGCAGTAACTGCTGGGCGCATTGCATATATGAGGAGATAACAGTCTTGTGATTGGATAGAAGTAGGTTCAAAATGTTCTATGATTGTAATGCTTGATAGTTTTGATAATTATTATGTgacaaatatgattttaatagaaGTTAAGTGCTG
The sequence above is a segment of the Polyodon spathula isolate WHYD16114869_AA chromosome 2, ASM1765450v1, whole genome shotgun sequence genome. Coding sequences within it:
- the LOC121329860 gene encoding dihydropteridine reductase-like, with product MAAAEAHRIIIYGGKGALGAKCVEYFKSKSWWVACIDMVANEQANVNVLVKMSEAFTEQADQVTADVSQLLGENKVDAILCVAGGWAGGSAKAKSLYKNSDLMWKQSVWTSMISSHLATKHLKDGGLLTLAGAKASLAGTPGMIGYGMAKAAVHQLCQSLAGENSGLPPGSAAVAILPVTLDTPMNRKSMPDADFGSWTPLDFVAETFYNWTIGVNRPASGSLMEMVTTGGNTETFPVKL